A single region of the Plantactinospora soyae genome encodes:
- a CDS encoding low temperature requirement protein A produces the protein MVLGGGADLLRNEESSPRATFLELFLDLVYVFALTRVSQRLVQDFSELDGEVFGQALRAVLLLLTLWLLWAMTTLMTSRFDPERAMVQVIVVATMFGSMVMAVAVPRAFEQHGLMFALAYVLSQIGRPLVLGLTLRGDPRQRISVRLVFWGLCTAPLWIGGALATGDLRLLFWGLAIGADYLGHLLRWPTPRLGRAASLEWRFAGEHVAERYQQFFLIALGESILVTGFAFSGNEFTIARSAAFVIAFATTVLLWRLYFFQAGFALAEAFNSARDPTRFTWSATYTHLVIVAGVVTTAVGYELVVTRPLGHTDAAWVGVIVGGPVLFMAGRARFGYEVYARLLWSRLIGIVLLVVVAPALVFVPPLAAAGIVSAILLGIIVHDVARIRGREPAPASSPL, from the coding sequence ATGGTACTCGGTGGCGGGGCGGACCTGCTGCGCAACGAGGAAAGTTCGCCACGGGCGACCTTCCTGGAGCTCTTCCTCGACCTGGTGTACGTCTTCGCGCTGACCCGGGTCTCACAGCGGCTCGTGCAGGATTTCAGCGAACTCGACGGGGAGGTCTTCGGCCAGGCGCTCCGCGCCGTACTGCTGCTGCTGACCCTCTGGCTGCTCTGGGCGATGACCACGCTGATGACCAGCCGGTTCGACCCGGAACGGGCGATGGTCCAGGTCATCGTCGTGGCCACCATGTTCGGCAGCATGGTGATGGCGGTCGCCGTACCCCGGGCGTTCGAGCAGCACGGCCTGATGTTCGCGTTGGCGTACGTGCTGAGCCAGATCGGCCGGCCCCTCGTCCTGGGGCTGACCCTGCGCGGCGACCCCCGGCAGCGGATCTCCGTCCGGCTGGTGTTCTGGGGCCTGTGCACCGCCCCGCTCTGGATCGGCGGAGCGCTCGCCACCGGCGACCTCCGACTGCTGTTCTGGGGACTGGCCATCGGCGCGGACTACCTTGGGCATCTGCTCCGCTGGCCCACCCCGAGGCTGGGCCGCGCGGCGAGCCTGGAGTGGCGGTTCGCGGGCGAGCACGTCGCCGAGCGCTACCAGCAGTTCTTCCTGATCGCGCTCGGCGAATCGATCCTGGTCACCGGATTCGCGTTCAGCGGCAACGAGTTCACCATCGCCCGGTCGGCCGCCTTCGTGATCGCCTTCGCGACCACCGTGCTGCTGTGGCGGCTCTACTTCTTCCAGGCCGGGTTCGCGCTGGCGGAGGCCTTCAACAGCGCCCGGGACCCGACCCGGTTCACCTGGTCGGCCACCTACACCCACCTGGTGATCGTGGCCGGTGTGGTGACCACCGCCGTCGGCTACGAACTCGTGGTCACCCGTCCGCTCGGGCACACCGACGCTGCCTGGGTCGGTGTGATCGTCGGCGGCCCGGTGCTCTTCATGGCCGGCCGGGCACGGTTCGGGTACGAGGTCTACGCCCGGTTGCTCTGGTCGCGGCTGATCGGGATCGTCCTGCTCGTCGTCGTGGCCCCGGCGCTGGTCTTCGTACCGCCGCTGGCCGCCGCCGGCATCGTCAGCGCCATCCTGCTGGGCATCATCGTCCACGACGTGGCCCGGATCAGAGGCCGGGAGCCGGCGCCCGCTTCGTCACCGCTGTGA